One stretch of Acropora muricata isolate sample 2 chromosome 12, ASM3666990v1, whole genome shotgun sequence DNA includes these proteins:
- the LOC136891718 gene encoding cuticle collagen 1-like, which produces MKFYLLLCIAVILIASVASRSIEEGSKRCCPPPPPPPPPPAPVAGPPGPAGPPGALGCAGPPGATGCPGWKGAPGVAGPPGPAGKPALAGPPGPPGLPGAPGPLGPAGCPGLKGCPGLPGAPGLVGPPGPPGPPGPPAPPCCG; this is translated from the exons ATGAAATTCTACTTACTTCTCTGCATTGCAGTTATATTAATTGCATCCGTTGCCTCGCGGTCCATTGAGGAGG GTTCAAAGAGGTGTTGTCCACCACCGCCACCACCTCCACCTCCCCCAGCACCAGTAGCAGGACCACCCGGACCCGCCGGACCTCCTGGTGCCCTTGGTTGTGCTGGACCCCCAGGAGCGACAGGATGCCCAGGTTGGAAGGGAGCTCCTGGAGTAGCCGGGCCCCCAGGACCAGCTGGAAAGCCCGCTCTTGCTGGACCCCCGGGACCACCCGGTCTTCCTGGAGCCCCAGGACCTCTAGGACCCGCTGGTTGCCCAGGCCTCAAAGGATGCCCTGGGCTTCCCGGCGCACCCGGACTTGTAGGACCCCCTGGTCCACCCGGACCACCTGGACCCCCAGCTCCCCCATGCTGTGGTTAA